The following are encoded in a window of Chryseobacterium sp. genomic DNA:
- a CDS encoding DUF5606 domain-containing protein yields the protein MELEKIISISGKPGLFKLVSQLKNGFIIEDVSTKKKVSIGNSSQVSLLDNIAMFTTDREVPLFEVFENIATSNGYTETLSHKSGEAELRTFMQTALPDYDKDRVYVSDIKKLAQWYNILHKAGFIHQDSFKRSEETGTEANEEKVELKPAEKKAATAKAEKPSAPKVKASTSAAKSAPKSTHRKQG from the coding sequence ATGGAGTTAGAGAAAATTATTTCAATTTCCGGAAAACCGGGACTTTTTAAGCTGGTTTCACAACTGAAGAACGGCTTTATAATTGAGGATGTAAGTACCAAGAAGAAAGTAAGCATTGGTAACTCCAGCCAGGTAAGTCTGCTGGACAATATTGCTATGTTTACCACGGACAGGGAAGTTCCGCTTTTTGAGGTTTTTGAAAATATTGCCACATCCAACGGATATACTGAAACCCTTTCACATAAGTCCGGTGAAGCTGAACTCAGAACGTTTATGCAAACAGCCCTTCCGGATTATGATAAGGACAGAGTCTACGTTTCCGATATCAAGAAGCTGGCACAGTGGTACAACATTCTTCATAAAGCAGGCTTTATCCATCAGGACAGCTTCAAAAGGTCCGAAGAAACCGGAACTGAGGCTAATGAAGAAAAAGTAGAGCTGAAACCTGCTGAAAAGAAAGCTGCAACAGCAAAGGCCGAAAAGCCAAGTGCTCCAAAGGTAAAGGCCTCTACGTCAGCAGCTAAATCTGCCCCTAAAAGTACACACAGAAAACAGGGATAA
- a CDS encoding SixA phosphatase family protein, with protein sequence MKKLILVRHAKSDWPENTDDFNRPLATRGHTDAQKMAHYLKSKAIDIEQLITSPALRAKSTCEIFGETYCKEFLTDEKLYQPSERNIMSVLYDLDNEVGSVALFSHNNGISNFANTMTEDVFLFPTCGVAGFEVNCSSWLDFEAADKKLIFFYEPESI encoded by the coding sequence ATGAAAAAACTGATACTTGTTCGGCATGCAAAAAGCGACTGGCCTGAAAACACCGACGATTTTAACCGTCCGCTGGCTACCCGCGGTCATACAGATGCCCAAAAGATGGCCCATTACCTTAAAAGTAAGGCTATTGATATTGAGCAGTTAATTACAAGTCCGGCCTTGCGGGCAAAAAGTACCTGCGAAATTTTTGGCGAAACCTACTGTAAAGAATTCCTGACAGACGAAAAACTGTACCAGCCCTCGGAGAGGAATATTATGTCCGTACTCTACGATCTGGACAATGAGGTGGGCTCTGTGGCTTTATTTTCACATAACAATGGCATCTCCAACTTTGCCAATACCATGACGGAAGATGTATTTCTCTTTCCTACATGTGGCGTAGCCGGTTTTGAGGTGAACTGCAGTTCCTGGCTGGATTTTGAGGCTGCCGATAAAAAACTGATCTTCTTCTACGAACCCGAATCCATCTGA
- a CDS encoding pyridoxal phosphate-dependent aminotransferase, with product MPKISTRAAEMPASPVRKLVPYALLAKQKGIKVYHLNIGQPDIDTPQSAIDALKNIDLKVLEYALSEGNLEYRTALKDYYHSLGFTDLTTDNFIVTNGGSEALNFALSTLCDDGDEVIIPEPYYANYNGFTSTFNIKVVAIPSTIDTGFALPPIEEFEKKITPKTRAIIICNPGNPTGYLYTREELQQLADIALKHDIVIISDEVYREYVYDGKQQISMFDFPELAENCIIIDSESKRYSMCGARIGCMITRSKTIHDAAMLFAQARLSPVLLGQIAATAAHRDDAAYIMQVRSEYTHRRNVLVDLLNGIPGVICPKPKGAFYCVAELPVDDSEKFAQWLLEHYSSNNETVMVAPAGGFYSDPELGKKQVRIAYVLKEEDLRRSVELLNDALQKYREEFSL from the coding sequence ATGCCTAAGATATCCACCAGAGCTGCGGAAATGCCCGCTTCACCAGTTAGAAAACTCGTTCCTTACGCCCTGCTGGCCAAGCAGAAAGGAATAAAGGTATATCACCTCAATATTGGTCAGCCGGATATTGACACCCCCCAAAGTGCAATAGACGCACTGAAAAATATTGACCTTAAAGTACTGGAATATGCACTGTCCGAAGGCAATCTGGAATACCGCACCGCGCTTAAGGATTATTATCACTCTTTAGGATTTACAGACCTTACCACAGACAATTTTATCGTGACAAACGGTGGCTCCGAGGCGTTGAATTTTGCCCTTTCCACCCTTTGCGACGATGGCGATGAGGTAATTATTCCCGAACCGTATTACGCCAATTATAACGGTTTCACAAGCACTTTCAACATAAAGGTGGTAGCCATCCCGTCCACCATTGATACTGGATTTGCGCTCCCTCCAATTGAGGAATTTGAAAAAAAGATCACTCCAAAGACACGTGCAATCATCATCTGCAACCCCGGCAACCCCACCGGTTACCTGTATACCCGCGAAGAGCTGCAGCAACTGGCAGATATTGCGCTGAAGCATGACATCGTTATTATTTCTGATGAAGTTTATCGCGAATATGTTTATGACGGCAAGCAGCAAATTTCAATGTTCGATTTTCCTGAATTAGCTGAAAACTGTATCATCATCGATTCCGAGTCCAAGCGTTATTCCATGTGTGGCGCCCGGATCGGCTGCATGATCACCCGTTCCAAAACCATCCACGATGCAGCCATGCTGTTTGCTCAGGCCAGGCTTTCGCCTGTTCTTTTGGGTCAGATCGCGGCTACCGCCGCACATAGAGATGATGCGGCCTATATCATGCAGGTCCGCAGTGAATATACCCACAGGAGAAACGTCCTTGTGGATTTATTGAACGGAATCCCGGGTGTAATCTGCCCGAAGCCCAAAGGGGCATTTTACTGTGTGGCCGAACTTCCTGTGGATGATTCAGAAAAATTCGCTCAGTGGTTGCTGGAACATTATTCCAGTAACAACGAAACCGTAATGGTTGCACCCGCAGGTGGTTTCTACAGTGATCCGGAACTGGGCAAAAAACAGGTTCGTATTGCCTACGTACTGAAAGAAGAAGATTTACGCCGCAGTGTAGAGCTCCTGAACGATGCACTTCAAAAATACCGGGAGGAATTCAGCCTTTAG
- a CDS encoding DUF6370 family protein, with the protein MKKAAFILLLFLSSLVFAQKKIQDRIVPASCGMCQFKQKTDKGCVLSVKIDGKVYTVAGTGINDHGDAHAADGFCNKVRKAKVSGEITGSVFVASKFSLIPLE; encoded by the coding sequence ATGAAAAAGGCTGCGTTCATATTACTGTTATTTCTTAGTTCACTTGTATTTGCTCAGAAAAAAATTCAGGACCGCATAGTGCCCGCATCATGCGGAATGTGTCAGTTCAAACAGAAAACCGATAAAGGCTGTGTGCTTTCAGTAAAGATAGACGGCAAGGTATACACAGTTGCCGGTACGGGCATCAATGACCATGGCGATGCTCACGCAGCCGATGGGTTCTGCAATAAAGTCAGGAAAGCCAAAGTTTCGGGAGAAATAACAGGAAGTGTGTTTGTGGCATCAAAATTCAGTTTGATTCCCCTGGAGTAA
- the def gene encoding peptide deformylase, producing MILPIRSFGDPVLRKKGQDIDKDYPNLKELIENMYETMYSAHGIGLAAPQIGLDIRLFCVDVRPLAEDEDYADIAEELKNFRKVFINARILEESGPEWKFNEGCLSIPDVREDVKRQETILIEYFDENFVKHTETFSDIRARVIQHEYDHIEGILFTDHLSSLKKKLVKGKLSRIMQGDVNVDYKMRFPK from the coding sequence ATGATATTACCCATCCGTTCATTTGGAGATCCGGTCCTAAGAAAAAAAGGGCAGGATATTGATAAAGATTACCCCAATCTTAAGGAATTGATTGAGAATATGTATGAGACCATGTACAGTGCACACGGTATTGGTCTGGCTGCTCCGCAGATCGGGTTGGATATCCGTCTTTTCTGCGTAGATGTACGTCCACTGGCGGAAGATGAGGATTATGCAGATATTGCTGAGGAACTGAAGAACTTCAGAAAAGTATTCATCAATGCCAGAATTCTGGAAGAAAGCGGACCAGAATGGAAGTTCAATGAAGGATGCCTTTCCATCCCGGATGTACGCGAAGATGTGAAGCGGCAGGAAACCATCCTTATCGAATATTTTGACGAGAATTTTGTAAAGCATACCGAAACTTTTTCCGATATTCGTGCCCGGGTTATCCAGCACGAATATGATCATATTGAGGGTATTCTCTTCACGGACCATCTTTCTTCACTCAAGAAAAAACTGGTAAAGGGCAAGTTGTCCAGGATCATGCAGGGAGATGTAAATGTAGACTATAAGATGAGGTTTCCTAAATAG
- a CDS encoding Smr/MutS family protein — MKIGDHVSVLDDDLAGTITSVHGETVVFRDTHGFTHQYQKNQLVLQNPSIYEGLEIVVKKEMPKKSSKKHNKKPLILDLHFDNIVKDTSRYSSFERLFMQREKLIETLDFCRKNHLKNLEVIHGIGDGVLQQMVHDVLSAQTGLEYYNNAILHHESGSVTVKFD; from the coding sequence ATGAAAATAGGTGACCATGTTTCCGTGCTGGACGACGATTTGGCAGGCACAATAACTTCAGTACATGGCGAAACTGTGGTTTTCCGGGACACGCACGGATTTACCCACCAATATCAGAAAAATCAACTAGTGCTGCAGAATCCTTCTATCTATGAAGGTTTGGAGATAGTGGTAAAAAAGGAAATGCCAAAGAAATCATCAAAAAAACATAATAAGAAACCCCTGATACTGGATCTGCATTTTGACAACATTGTGAAAGATACATCACGCTACAGCAGCTTTGAAAGATTGTTTATGCAAAGGGAAAAACTGATTGAAACACTGGATTTCTGCCGCAAAAACCATCTGAAAAACCTTGAGGTAATACACGGAATCGGTGACGGCGTACTACAGCAAATGGTGCATGATGTGCTGAGCGCACAGACAGGACTGGAATATTACAATAATGCCATCCTCCATCATGAGTCCGGCTCCGTGACGGTAAAATTTGACTGA
- a CDS encoding RsmB/NOP family class I SAM-dependent RNA methyltransferase, with amino-acid sequence MELIHRNLLIGIHDALQETFFQERKYADKVIERLLKAHKKWGSEDRKVVSQIFYDIIRWKKRLEYYMGEGVKPNNVYKLILAYCLWSKTHYKKFEEFDGIKTADILTKLKKNTVPNKAIEHSIPEWLAGTLEKELGSGWEREMNALNEQAPTILRANTLKTTAKELVSDLKDEDVESFQIRNYPDAVQLEEKKNVFLTSAFKDGLFEVQDASSQKIGELLDVQEGMRVVDACAGAGGKTLHLAALMKNKGQIIALDIYEWKLAELKRRAKRAGAHNIETRFIEDNKVIKRLHEKADRLLIDAPCSGLGVLKRNPDSKWKIDQDFIDRIKQEQQQILQDYSKMLKKGGKMLYATCSILPSENNEQVEIFLKNNPEFKLIKEEKVMPSDGFDGFYMALMARNL; translated from the coding sequence ATGGAACTCATACACCGCAACTTACTGATTGGTATCCACGATGCATTACAGGAAACCTTCTTTCAGGAAAGAAAATATGCCGACAAGGTAATTGAAAGACTTCTTAAAGCTCATAAAAAATGGGGCAGTGAAGACCGCAAAGTCGTTTCGCAGATTTTCTATGACATTATCCGCTGGAAAAAACGCCTGGAATACTATATGGGAGAGGGCGTAAAGCCGAACAATGTTTACAAACTGATACTTGCGTACTGTCTTTGGAGCAAGACCCATTATAAAAAATTTGAGGAATTTGACGGTATCAAGACAGCCGATATCCTTACCAAGCTGAAGAAAAACACCGTTCCGAACAAGGCAATTGAACATTCCATCCCGGAATGGCTGGCCGGTACGCTGGAGAAGGAGCTGGGCAGCGGTTGGGAGCGTGAAATGAACGCACTGAATGAACAGGCACCCACCATTTTACGGGCTAACACATTGAAAACGACCGCTAAAGAGCTTGTTTCCGACCTCAAGGATGAAGATGTGGAAAGTTTCCAGATACGCAACTACCCGGACGCCGTTCAGCTGGAGGAAAAGAAAAATGTTTTCCTTACCTCCGCCTTCAAAGACGGACTTTTTGAAGTTCAGGATGCCTCCTCGCAGAAAATTGGTGAACTGCTCGATGTTCAGGAAGGTATGCGCGTTGTTGATGCATGCGCCGGCGCGGGTGGTAAAACACTGCATCTGGCCGCTTTGATGAAAAATAAAGGTCAGATTATCGCTCTGGATATTTATGAATGGAAACTGGCCGAATTAAAACGCCGCGCAAAGCGGGCCGGTGCTCACAATATTGAGACAAGGTTTATTGAAGATAATAAAGTAATCAAGCGCCTGCACGAAAAAGCAGACCGACTTCTTATAGATGCACCCTGTTCCGGGCTGGGCGTACTGAAAAGGAACCCGGACTCCAAATGGAAAATTGACCAGGATTTTATAGACCGCATTAAGCAGGAACAGCAGCAAATCCTTCAGGACTACTCAAAAATGCTGAAGAAAGGCGGAAAGATGCTGTATGCCACCTGTTCCATTTTACCAAGTGAGAACAACGAGCAGGTAGAAATTTTCCTGAAGAACAATCCGGAATTCAAACTTATAAAAGAAGAGAAAGTGATGCCCAGCGATGGTTTCGACGGATTTTACATGGCGCTTATGGCACGTAACCTCTGA
- a CDS encoding DUF3822 family protein yields the protein MEKLNLLFTRDGLFYQILRNKSVLSESSFFVNEEMPQASISEKLAEILERKYASVTVLSALNHFSLMPEGFDRHDLGLDLISYNSPVEKEAEELMLSVNKKFKVQFYYTFPKDLYTQIKQTHIPAQFNFSGEKFLNTLTPKGGKEIHINLYNNQCEFFALESRKVILYNNLDVNSEVDFLYFIMFSLSKIGFGLGETRFFVYGETSENETFISELQKFVRNLKIVFDNLPKRRFLVNS from the coding sequence ATGGAAAAATTAAATTTACTTTTCACCCGCGACGGGCTTTTCTACCAGATTCTCCGTAACAAAAGCGTCCTTTCTGAATCGTCTTTCTTCGTGAATGAGGAAATGCCGCAAGCTTCCATCAGTGAAAAACTGGCGGAAATTTTAGAGAGGAAGTACGCTTCTGTCACTGTACTTTCGGCACTTAATCACTTTTCGCTGATGCCGGAAGGATTTGACCGCCATGATCTTGGGCTGGACCTTATTTCATATAATTCACCCGTAGAGAAGGAGGCGGAGGAGTTGATGCTGAGCGTAAACAAAAAGTTTAAGGTGCAGTTCTACTATACTTTTCCCAAAGATTTGTACACGCAGATCAAGCAGACCCATATACCGGCACAGTTTAATTTTTCCGGAGAGAAGTTCCTGAACACGCTCACCCCGAAGGGCGGCAAGGAAATTCATATCAACCTTTACAACAATCAGTGTGAATTTTTTGCGCTGGAAAGCCGAAAGGTGATTCTTTATAATAACCTCGATGTGAACTCTGAAGTGGATTTTCTTTACTTTATCATGTTCAGCCTAAGTAAGATTGGTTTCGGTCTGGGCGAGACGCGGTTCTTTGTTTACGGGGAAACATCGGAAAACGAAACCTTTATATCCGAACTTCAGAAATTTGTAAGGAACCTGAAGATCGTGTTTGATAACCTTCCAAAACGCAGATTTCTGGTTAATTCCTAA
- the rsmD gene encoding 16S rRNA (guanine(966)-N(2))-methyltransferase RsmD, whose amino-acid sequence MFRIIAGKWKAKRISAPKNFDVRPTTDFAKEALFSMLENRFDLSYVSALDLFAGIGSISLELASRGCQDVTAVEMNAKHAGFINSTAAELEMQLQINVQRGDSFDWLKKNRNRKQYDLIFADPPFNMDERKYSELISLVLNNNYLKENGVFVLEHPAKNVPVHENITDTRKYGNLSFSFIAPNPPVSGQMDSGS is encoded by the coding sequence ATGTTCAGAATCATAGCGGGAAAGTGGAAAGCCAAGAGGATCTCGGCACCCAAAAATTTTGATGTCCGGCCCACCACGGATTTTGCCAAGGAAGCTCTTTTCAGCATGCTTGAAAACCGTTTTGACCTGTCCTACGTGTCCGCACTCGATCTTTTTGCAGGTATAGGTTCCATTTCCCTGGAGTTGGCCTCACGTGGATGCCAGGATGTGACGGCTGTGGAAATGAATGCAAAGCATGCCGGATTTATTAACAGTACAGCGGCAGAACTGGAAATGCAGCTCCAGATTAATGTACAGCGGGGAGATTCCTTCGACTGGCTGAAAAAAAACCGCAACCGGAAGCAGTATGACCTGATCTTTGCGGACCCGCCATTCAATATGGACGAGAGGAAGTATTCGGAATTAATTTCCCTGGTGCTGAACAACAATTATCTGAAGGAAAACGGCGTCTTCGTGCTGGAGCATCCCGCAAAGAATGTTCCCGTTCATGAGAATATCACAGACACCAGAAAGTACGGAAATTTAAGTTTTTCCTTTATTGCACCCAACCCGCCGGTATCCGGTCAGATGGATTCGGGTTCGTAG
- the murB gene encoding UDP-N-acetylmuramate dehydrogenase, with protein sequence MILFENHSLKEHNTFGVDVSARYFAVVATLQDLIAALDFAKSNNLPTLMLGAGSNVLFTKDFEGIAIQINFKGIEEIILSEDKVLVKARAGENWHFFVEYCLQKDYGGLENLSLIPGNVGTSPMQNIGAYGTEIKDTFVSCLVLDLETLATEEFNHEKCRFGYRDSIFKQEGKGKYVILEVTFKLSRRNHVIKAGYGAIQSELEKMGTLNPTVQDIAAAVISIRKSKLPDPAVLGNAGSFFKNPVITAEHFAKVQQRYPDLPSYPAGDLIKVPAGWLIEQCGWKGKQIGNVACHDLQALVIVNKTGKASGQEIFDFSAMIIDSVKEKFGIELEREVNII encoded by the coding sequence ATGATCTTATTTGAAAATCATTCCCTAAAAGAACACAACACTTTTGGGGTCGATGTTTCCGCACGATACTTCGCAGTGGTTGCTACCCTGCAGGATTTAATAGCTGCATTGGATTTTGCGAAAAGCAACAATCTGCCAACACTGATGCTCGGTGCCGGTTCCAATGTGCTTTTCACAAAAGATTTTGAAGGTATTGCCATACAGATTAACTTTAAGGGTATAGAAGAAATTATTCTAAGTGAAGATAAGGTCCTGGTTAAAGCCCGGGCTGGAGAAAACTGGCATTTTTTTGTGGAATACTGCCTTCAGAAAGATTATGGTGGTTTGGAAAACCTGTCGCTTATTCCCGGCAACGTAGGAACTTCTCCTATGCAGAACATCGGTGCTTACGGCACGGAAATCAAAGATACTTTTGTAAGTTGCCTTGTTTTAGACCTTGAGACCCTGGCAACTGAGGAATTCAACCATGAAAAATGCAGGTTTGGATACCGCGATTCTATATTCAAGCAGGAAGGCAAAGGAAAATACGTTATCCTGGAAGTCACTTTTAAACTAAGCAGAAGAAACCATGTCATCAAGGCAGGATACGGCGCCATTCAGTCGGAACTTGAAAAAATGGGGACACTCAATCCTACTGTTCAGGACATCGCTGCTGCTGTCATCAGTATCCGCAAAAGTAAATTGCCCGATCCTGCAGTACTTGGAAATGCCGGCAGTTTTTTTAAAAATCCGGTTATAACCGCAGAACACTTTGCTAAGGTACAGCAACGCTACCCGGATTTACCGTCTTATCCTGCTGGCGACCTGATAAAAGTGCCGGCCGGCTGGTTGATAGAGCAGTGTGGCTGGAAAGGAAAACAAATTGGCAATGTGGCCTGTCATGATTTGCAGGCCTTGGTGATTGTCAATAAAACCGGCAAGGCATCTGGACAGGAAATTTTCGATTTTTCTGCTATGATCATTGATTCGGTGAAAGAGAAATTTGGTATTGAGCTCGAAAGAGAAGTAAATATAATCTAA
- the ruvX gene encoding Holliday junction resolvase RuvX, with amino-acid sequence MGQIMGIDYGKKRVGVAVTDDMQIIASGLETVENAKLFDFLNNYFQTYKVDAIVVGLPTNLQGEPSEVEKDILAFIKVFEAKFPGIPVNRMDERFTSKLASLYISQSGKSKKKREDKALIDKVSATIILQNYLQQIQK; translated from the coding sequence ATGGGACAGATCATGGGAATTGATTACGGAAAGAAAAGAGTAGGCGTTGCTGTAACTGATGATATGCAGATTATTGCAAGCGGTCTGGAGACTGTGGAAAATGCCAAGCTTTTTGACTTCCTGAATAATTATTTCCAGACCTACAAGGTGGATGCGATTGTAGTGGGACTTCCTACCAATCTGCAGGGAGAACCTTCCGAGGTGGAAAAAGATATCCTGGCTTTCATTAAAGTCTTTGAAGCGAAATTTCCCGGAATTCCTGTTAATCGCATGGATGAGCGCTTTACCTCTAAACTTGCCTCGCTTTATATTTCACAAAGTGGTAAAAGCAAGAAAAAAAGAGAGGATAAGGCCTTGATCGACAAAGTGAGTGCCACCATTATTTTACAGAATTATTTACAACAGATACAGAAATGA
- a CDS encoding metallophosphoesterase family protein, which translates to MKKILLLSDTHSYIDQRILDYAGEADEVWHCGDFGSLDVLTALESLKPLTGVYGNIDGEPIRKCVPEVNRFNCEGVEVMMIHIGGYPGKYSPLAKKEISIKTPKLFISGHSHILKAMFDRENQLLHLNPGACGRQGWHKMRTMMRFEVCSGTIDKLEIIELGPK; encoded by the coding sequence GTGAAGAAAATTTTACTGCTGTCGGATACCCATTCATATATAGATCAGCGTATCCTGGATTATGCCGGTGAAGCCGATGAGGTATGGCACTGCGGAGACTTTGGCAGTTTGGATGTACTAACAGCACTGGAAAGCCTGAAGCCGCTGACGGGCGTGTATGGTAATATAGACGGTGAGCCAATCCGCAAATGCGTTCCCGAAGTCAACCGCTTCAACTGTGAAGGTGTGGAAGTGATGATGATTCACATTGGAGGTTATCCCGGAAAGTATTCGCCGCTGGCGAAAAAAGAAATCAGTATTAAGACTCCCAAACTTTTTATTTCCGGGCATTCGCATATATTGAAAGCCATGTTTGACAGGGAAAATCAGCTTCTTCATCTTAACCCGGGCGCATGCGGCAGGCAAGGCTGGCATAAAATGCGTACGATGATGCGATTTGAGGTGTGCAGCGGAACTATAGATAAACTGGAAATCATTGAACTCGGACCAAAATGA
- the asnB gene encoding asparagine synthase B: MCGIVCLLDAKQKTETLRPQILQMSRKVRHRGPDWSGIFQDERVIFSHERLAIVDPTSGKQPLFTKDGKVVLAVNGEIYNHRELRAEFPDYEFLTQSDCEVILALYRRHGKDFLEKLNGIFAFALYDSETGVYLVGRDHMGICPLYQGWDRNGNYYVASELKALEGVCKSIKVFLPGHYLFSAEGFEMQKWYSRGWEDYDSVKENQTDISKIRQGLEAAVHRQLMSDVPYGVLLSGGLDSSIIAAVTAKYARNRIESGDQEEAWYPRLHSFAVGLQGSPDLVAAQKAADHIGSIHHEVHFTVQEGLDAIRDVIYHLETYDVTTVRASTPMYLLARVIKSMGIKMVLSGEGSDELFGGYLYFHKAPNAKEFHDETVRKLSKLHLYDCLRANKALMSWGIEGRVPFLDKEFMDVAMTVNPADKMISLANGRMEKYILRKAFEDLLPDSIAWRQKEQFSDGVGYSWIDSLKEAAEKEVSDEMMVNAKFRFPLNTPQNKEEYRYRTIFEEHFPSENAAATVPSVPSVACSTHIALEWDEAFKNLSDPSGRAVNVHEESY, encoded by the coding sequence ATGTGTGGAATCGTTTGCTTGCTTGATGCAAAACAGAAAACAGAAACATTAAGGCCCCAAATCCTTCAGATGTCCCGAAAAGTTCGCCACCGCGGTCCCGACTGGAGCGGCATTTTCCAGGATGAGCGGGTGATCTTCTCCCACGAAAGGCTGGCCATCGTAGATCCCACCTCCGGAAAACAACCCCTTTTTACCAAAGACGGAAAAGTAGTGCTGGCAGTAAACGGGGAAATATATAATCACCGCGAGCTGCGTGCTGAGTTTCCGGACTATGAATTCCTTACGCAATCGGACTGCGAAGTAATTCTGGCTCTCTACCGCAGGCATGGGAAGGATTTTCTGGAAAAACTGAACGGCATATTTGCCTTCGCCCTTTATGATTCCGAAACAGGAGTTTATCTGGTTGGTCGTGACCATATGGGTATTTGCCCGCTTTATCAGGGTTGGGACCGTAACGGAAATTATTATGTAGCCTCTGAACTGAAAGCCCTGGAAGGAGTCTGCAAATCGATTAAGGTATTTCTGCCGGGCCACTATCTGTTCAGTGCCGAAGGTTTTGAAATGCAAAAATGGTACAGCCGTGGCTGGGAGGACTACGACAGTGTTAAAGAGAATCAAACTGACATCAGTAAAATCCGGCAAGGCTTGGAAGCCGCGGTGCACCGCCAGCTCATGAGTGATGTTCCCTATGGGGTTTTGTTAAGCGGTGGTCTGGACTCGTCTATTATTGCTGCCGTAACAGCCAAGTACGCCCGCAACCGTATTGAAAGCGGTGATCAGGAGGAAGCCTGGTATCCGCGCCTGCACAGTTTTGCTGTAGGTCTGCAAGGCTCGCCCGACCTTGTTGCAGCACAAAAAGCCGCAGATCATATTGGTTCCATACATCATGAAGTCCATTTTACTGTACAGGAAGGTCTGGATGCAATCCGCGATGTTATCTATCATCTGGAAACCTATGACGTTACAACTGTAAGAGCATCTACGCCTATGTACCTTCTGGCCAGGGTAATTAAATCCATGGGAATTAAAATGGTACTTTCCGGTGAAGGCAGCGACGAACTTTTTGGTGGATATCTTTACTTCCATAAAGCACCCAATGCAAAGGAATTCCATGACGAAACCGTAAGAAAATTAAGTAAACTGCACCTTTACGACTGTCTTCGGGCCAACAAAGCGCTTATGAGCTGGGGCATTGAAGGTAGGGTTCCGTTTCTGGACAAAGAGTTTATGGATGTGGCGATGACTGTAAATCCAGCCGACAAGATGATCAGTCTGGCAAATGGCCGGATGGAAAAATACATACTCAGGAAAGCATTTGAAGATTTGTTGCCGGACAGCATTGCGTGGCGGCAGAAAGAGCAGTTCTCAGACGGCGTAGGATATTCCTGGATCGATTCGCTTAAAGAGGCAGCCGAAAAAGAAGTTTCTGATGAGATGATGGTCAATGCAAAATTCAGATTTCCGCTTAATACTCCGCAAAATAAGGAAGAGTACCGCTACAGAACGATTTTTGAGGAACACTTCCCGAGTGAAAATGCTGCCGCTACAGTTCCGTCTGTACCTTCTGTTGCCTGTTCAACGCACATTGCTTTGGAGTGGGATGAAGCCTTTAAAAACTTAAGTGACCCAAGTGGCCGCGCTGTAAATGTGCATGAGGAGTCATATTAA